A single window of Methylobacterium oryzae DNA harbors:
- a CDS encoding class I SAM-dependent methyltransferase, whose product MSGDVPRYETPRPFDPTARCYWYHSMVFPGLERVKGSWTIENFATYIGGYDLKSKSVLDVGTASGYLAFHAEQAGAAVTGLDASSTHEFRHFPFADSLSYKDIHGYRAMWERENLVPIKNSWWHAWHKFGSRARCVYAPMAELYEWPEQMFDVVMAGAIVEHLSDPVYAIGAWARLAREAVLIPFTDVTPLDDLTMRPITPLDNPQINYVWWHLSRGLYNKIFDNLGFDVHYTLTHADHHDDASGTVTATRPSIIAIRRGTEAARTFDASSLIDPWRQDYAAAPEPAAPAPRPQGLLSRLRRR is encoded by the coding sequence ATGAGTGGAGACGTGCCGCGCTATGAGACGCCGCGCCCGTTCGACCCGACCGCCCGGTGCTACTGGTATCACTCGATGGTCTTCCCCGGCCTCGAGCGCGTGAAGGGGTCCTGGACGATCGAAAATTTCGCCACCTACATCGGAGGCTACGACCTAAAAAGTAAGTCAGTGCTTGATGTTGGCACGGCCTCTGGCTACCTCGCGTTCCACGCCGAGCAGGCCGGCGCGGCGGTCACAGGCCTCGACGCCTCCTCGACCCACGAGTTCCGGCACTTCCCGTTCGCCGACAGCCTCTCCTACAAGGACATCCACGGCTACCGGGCAATGTGGGAGCGCGAGAACCTCGTGCCCATCAAGAACTCCTGGTGGCACGCCTGGCACAAGTTCGGCAGCCGCGCGCGCTGTGTCTACGCGCCGATGGCCGAACTCTACGAGTGGCCCGAGCAGATGTTCGACGTCGTGATGGCCGGCGCCATCGTCGAACACCTGTCCGACCCGGTCTATGCCATCGGCGCCTGGGCCCGGCTCGCGCGTGAGGCGGTGCTCATCCCCTTCACGGACGTCACACCCCTGGACGACCTGACGATGCGGCCGATCACGCCGCTCGACAACCCACAGATCAACTACGTCTGGTGGCACCTCTCGCGCGGGCTCTACAACAAGATCTTCGACAACCTCGGCTTCGATGTCCACTACACCCTGACCCACGCCGATCATCACGACGACGCCTCCGGCACAGTGACCGCGACCCGGCCCTCGATCATTGCGATCCGGCGCGGAACCGAGGCCGCACGCACCTTCGACGCGTCCTCGCTCATCGATCCTTGGCGCCAGGACTACGCCGCGGCTCCCGAGCCGGCAGCGCCCGCACCCCGGCCGCAGGGTCTCCTCAGCCGGCTGCGGAGGAGATGA